One Pyxicephalus adspersus chromosome 3, UCB_Pads_2.0, whole genome shotgun sequence genomic window carries:
- the LOC140325628 gene encoding testis-expressed protein 47-like isoform X1 encodes MESVKSREQSWKPEGTPEKGTSSYFHLLLNKRMVLNARDDAKSILHRLIFVSTISPNLADKRDLGVFWEQQFQRYNQAEAVTGTLLLYPSCTIHVLESSGDVLYCVLRDLKKMKQQGERALVLNPKILVLSHNIPNRLFSHWSYKVLNVPGQYLGEKYSEEATDSIITECLTKILKIGKQLTKYPKGSKTIPDSLFEKVPELTIPQTSILHLLQSRELLTPDQFLQVYDSPLHVTLDADRVWPTPVHLTPLKSRPVH; translated from the exons ATGGAGTCTGTGAAATCCCGAGAACAGTCGTGGAAGCCGGAAGGGACGCCGGAAAAAGGAACGAGTAGTTATTTTCATCTGCTGCTCAACAAGCGCATGGTGCTGAATGCGAGGGATGACGCA AAATCAATTCTTCACCGGCTAATCTTTGTGTCTACAATCTCTCCGAATCTGGCAGACAAGAGAGACCTTGGAG TATTCTGGGAGCAGCAATTCCAGCGTTATAACCAGGCTGAGGCAGTAACGGGCACCCTGCTTCTGTACCCCTCATGCACCATCCATGTTCTGGAG TCTAGTGGAGACGTTTTGTACTGTGTGCTGAGAGATCTAAAGAAGATGAAGCAGCAAGGTGAAAG GGCACTGGTACTGAACCCCAAGATTCTAGTTTTGTCCCACAACATCCCCAACCGTTTGTTCAGCCATTGGAGCTACAAAGTCCTGAATGTTCCTGGTCAGTACTTGGGGGAGAAGTACAGCGAGGAGGCCACAGATAGCATTATTACTGAGTGCCTGACCAAGATACTCAAGATCGGAAAGCAGCTGACTAAATACCCCAAG GGCTCCAAAACCATTCCCGATTCACTGTTTGAGAAAGTCCCGGAGCTGACCATCCCCCAAACCTCCATCCTGCACCTCCTGCAGAGTAGAGAGCTCCTCACTCCAGATCAGTTCCTGCAGGTCTATGACAGTCCCCTGCATGTCACCTTGGATGCAG ATCGTGTTTGGCCTACACCAGTCCACCTAACACCCCTGAAATCAAGACCTGTCCATTGA
- the LOC140325628 gene encoding testis-expressed protein 47-like isoform X2: MESVKSREQSWKPEGTPEKGTSSYFHLLLNKRMVLNARDDAKSILHRLIFVSTISPNLADKRDLGVFWEQQFQRYNQAEAVTGTLLLYPSCTIHVLESSGDVLYCVLRDLKKMKQQGERALVLNPKILVLSHNIPNRLFSHWSYKVLNVPGQYLGEKYSEEATDSIITECLTKILKIGKQLTKYPKGSKTIPDSLFEKVPELTIPQTSILHLLQSRELLTPDQFLQVYDSPLHVTLDAGHVFGSLKQTSV; encoded by the exons ATGGAGTCTGTGAAATCCCGAGAACAGTCGTGGAAGCCGGAAGGGACGCCGGAAAAAGGAACGAGTAGTTATTTTCATCTGCTGCTCAACAAGCGCATGGTGCTGAATGCGAGGGATGACGCA AAATCAATTCTTCACCGGCTAATCTTTGTGTCTACAATCTCTCCGAATCTGGCAGACAAGAGAGACCTTGGAG TATTCTGGGAGCAGCAATTCCAGCGTTATAACCAGGCTGAGGCAGTAACGGGCACCCTGCTTCTGTACCCCTCATGCACCATCCATGTTCTGGAG TCTAGTGGAGACGTTTTGTACTGTGTGCTGAGAGATCTAAAGAAGATGAAGCAGCAAGGTGAAAG GGCACTGGTACTGAACCCCAAGATTCTAGTTTTGTCCCACAACATCCCCAACCGTTTGTTCAGCCATTGGAGCTACAAAGTCCTGAATGTTCCTGGTCAGTACTTGGGGGAGAAGTACAGCGAGGAGGCCACAGATAGCATTATTACTGAGTGCCTGACCAAGATACTCAAGATCGGAAAGCAGCTGACTAAATACCCCAAG GGCTCCAAAACCATTCCCGATTCACTGTTTGAGAAAGTCCCGGAGCTGACCATCCCCCAAACCTCCATCCTGCACCTCCTGCAGAGTAGAGAGCTCCTCACTCCAGATCAGTTCCTGCAGGTCTATGACAGTCCCCTGCATGTCACCTTGGATGCAG GACATGTGTTTGGGAGTTTAAAGCAGACCTCGGTGTAG